From Vagococcus jeotgali, one genomic window encodes:
- the yqeK gene encoding bis(5'-nucleosyl)-tetraphosphatase (symmetrical) YqeK, with amino-acid sequence MIYTDKYIMISRDELLEKVANQMSNHRFQHVLRVEKKALELARRYHVNLEQASIAALVHDYAKERDDGEMIKLIKSQDFSKELLEYGNPIWHGIVGAYIIEEELGITDQDILDAVRLHTTGAANMSELSKLIYVADYIEEGRDFPGVDEARKLSEIDLDEAVKFEAYQTLNYLLKRKQRIYPKSIETYNTWVVNN; translated from the coding sequence ATAATTTATACAGATAAGTACATCATGATTTCAAGAGATGAGTTGCTTGAAAAAGTAGCTAACCAGATGTCAAATCATAGATTTCAGCATGTTTTACGTGTAGAAAAAAAGGCTTTGGAATTAGCAAGACGTTATCATGTTAACCTTGAACAAGCTAGTATTGCAGCTTTAGTCCATGATTATGCCAAAGAAAGAGATGATGGTGAGATGATTAAGCTCATTAAATCTCAAGATTTTTCCAAAGAATTATTAGAGTATGGGAATCCTATCTGGCATGGTATTGTTGGTGCTTATATTATCGAGGAAGAGCTTGGTATTACGGATCAAGATATACTTGATGCTGTGAGGCTTCATACAACAGGAGCTGCTAATATGAGTGAGTTGTCTAAATTAATTTATGTGGCTGATTATATCGAAGAGGGACGTGATTTCCCTGGTGTTGATGAGGCAAGAAAGTTATCTGAAATTGACTTAGATGAAGCAGTTAAATTTGAAGCTTATCAAACTTTAAATTATTTATTAAAAAGAAAACAAAGAATTTACCCAAAATCTATTGAAACGTATAATACTTGGGTAGTTAACAATTAG
- a CDS encoding nucleotidyltransferase, translated as MSLSSCGLIVEYNPLHNGHLYHIKKAREETQADCLVAVMSGNFLQRGEPAILDKWKRAEIALLAGADLVIELPFASAVQSADYFAHGSIQILQALNVDFLCFGTDSKEKLDYATFGLTHKIYESQINQRYQEMKNNGMSYPQQMTTIYREIIPNWPLDFSSPNHILGMSYAKENAKYKQPMTLFPIKRQGSGYHDETVNKTEFSSATSIRKIMLEDTKRINEIKSSISPHTYHQLSTSRLASWDVAWPYLKYAILTLSYQELANIYQMTEGIEYRIKDCAKKAISFSQFVELVKTKRYTWTRIQRLATYILNHISLENIKKNKENPYIRVLGFNDMGRSYLRQEKKQCLYPIITKIDRKNEESASLDIKVGEVYNLITGSKDPQDYYRSPIYVKGERV; from the coding sequence ATGAGTCTATCTAGTTGTGGTTTAATTGTAGAATACAACCCATTACATAACGGGCATCTCTACCATATAAAAAAAGCAAGAGAAGAGACACAAGCTGATTGTTTAGTAGCAGTTATGAGTGGGAATTTTTTACAACGAGGTGAACCTGCTATTTTAGATAAGTGGAAACGAGCTGAGATTGCTCTTTTAGCAGGAGCTGATTTAGTAATAGAATTGCCTTTTGCAAGTGCTGTTCAATCAGCTGATTATTTTGCTCATGGTAGTATTCAAATTTTACAAGCTTTAAATGTAGACTTTCTATGTTTTGGAACAGATAGTAAGGAAAAACTTGATTATGCTACTTTTGGTTTGACTCATAAGATATATGAGTCACAAATCAATCAAAGATATCAAGAGATGAAAAATAATGGTATGAGTTATCCCCAGCAAATGACTACAATATATAGAGAAATTATACCGAATTGGCCCTTAGATTTTTCATCTCCTAATCATATATTAGGTATGAGTTATGCAAAGGAAAATGCTAAGTATAAGCAACCGATGACTTTATTTCCAATTAAGCGTCAAGGCTCAGGCTACCATGATGAAACAGTGAATAAAACTGAATTTTCTAGCGCCACTAGTATTAGAAAAATTATGTTAGAGGATACTAAAAGAATAAATGAAATAAAATCAAGTATTTCACCTCATACCTATCATCAGTTATCAACATCACGTTTAGCTAGTTGGGATGTAGCTTGGCCTTATTTAAAATATGCTATCCTAACTCTTTCTTATCAAGAATTAGCTAATATTTATCAGATGACTGAAGGGATAGAATACCGAATCAAGGATTGTGCTAAAAAAGCAATAAGTTTTTCTCAATTTGTTGAGTTAGTTAAGACAAAACGCTATACTTGGACTAGAATTCAACGATTAGCTACTTACATTTTAAATCACATTAGTCTTGAAAATATTAAAAAAAATAAGGAAAATCCATATATTAGAGTACTAGGATTTAATGATATGGGTAGGTCTTATTTAAGACAAGAGAAAAAGCAGTGTCTTTATCCTATTATTACTAAGATAGATAGAAAAAATGAAGAGAGTGCGTCGTTAGATATTAAAGTTGGGGAAGTATACAATCTTATAACAGGATCAAAGGATCCACAAGATTATTACCGTTCCCCAATCTATGTAAAAGGAGAGAGAGTATGA
- the yqeH gene encoding ribosome biogenesis GTPase YqeH yields the protein MTEEYKCIGCGSTIQTTDKEGIGYTPKSALEKGIESGELYCQRCFRLRHYNDIQDVAMTDGDFLALLNTIGTKDALIVNVVDIFDFSGSLIPGLHRFVGDNPVLLVGNKADILPKSLKKGRLIQWMKERSHEAGLRPIDVTLTSAKKKNDIQELLELIDEYRDGRDVYVVGVTNVGKSTLINEIIRQSAGVEDVITTSQFPGTTLDLIEIPFEDGTCLIDTPGIIHRHQMAHYLGKKDLKLVSPKKEIKPKVYQLNEEQTLFLGGLARFDVIKSEKMGFIVYASNDLDLHRTKLEGATEFYDKHVGGLLQPPREDEVADFPELARFEFSIKEKTDLVFAGLGWVTIPKACVVAGWAPKGVDVTIRKSLI from the coding sequence ATGACTGAAGAATATAAATGTATAGGTTGTGGGTCTACTATTCAAACAACGGATAAAGAAGGAATTGGTTACACACCAAAATCGGCTTTAGAAAAAGGGATTGAATCAGGGGAATTATATTGTCAGCGCTGTTTTAGACTGAGACACTATAATGATATACAAGATGTGGCTATGACAGATGGTGACTTTTTAGCTTTACTAAATACGATTGGCACAAAAGATGCTTTAATTGTAAATGTGGTCGACATTTTTGATTTTAGTGGAAGTTTAATTCCTGGTTTGCATCGCTTTGTTGGGGATAACCCAGTTTTACTTGTTGGAAATAAAGCTGATATTTTACCAAAATCCCTTAAAAAAGGTCGCTTGATTCAGTGGATGAAAGAGCGTAGTCATGAAGCAGGTTTACGTCCAATAGATGTTACACTAACAAGTGCGAAGAAAAAAAACGATATTCAAGAATTACTAGAATTAATCGATGAGTACCGTGACGGGCGTGATGTTTATGTAGTTGGTGTAACGAATGTAGGAAAATCGACATTAATTAATGAGATCATTAGACAATCAGCTGGTGTTGAAGATGTGATCACAACATCCCAGTTTCCTGGAACAACTCTTGATTTAATTGAAATTCCTTTTGAAGATGGGACTTGTTTGATTGATACGCCAGGAATTATTCACCGTCATCAAATGGCTCATTATCTAGGGAAAAAGGATTTAAAACTTGTCTCTCCTAAAAAAGAAATCAAGCCAAAAGTATACCAATTAAATGAAGAACAAACTTTATTTTTAGGTGGACTTGCTAGATTTGATGTCATTAAATCTGAAAAGATGGGCTTTATTGTTTATGCCTCAAATGATTTAGATCTACACCGTACAAAACTAGAGGGTGCAACAGAATTTTATGACAAGCATGTGGGAGGACTTTTACAACCACCACGTGAAGACGAAGTAGCTGACTTTCCAGAACTTGCTCGTTTTGAATTTTCAATTAAAGAAAAAACAGATTTAGTTTTTGCAGGTCTTGGTTGGGTGACTATTCCTAAAGCTTGTGTTGTGGCAGGTTGGGCACCTAAAGGCGTAGATGTGACAATTAGGAAATCTCTCATATAA
- a CDS encoding YqeG family HAD IIIA-type phosphatase, whose translation MFLEYKPTWMIDKIYDITPEQLKAHGIKAVLTDLDNTLIAWNNPDGTPELLAWIKSMKEANIPVIVVSNNKASRIDRVVSHLGLDYVSRAMKPFQKGFKEVEKKYNIPKGNLIMVGDQLMTDIKGANKAGIKTVLVKPIVESDAWNTKFNRTREKYIMNYLLQHHSDMKWRTSLND comes from the coding sequence ATGTTTTTAGAATATAAACCAACGTGGATGATTGATAAAATTTATGATATTACTCCAGAACAATTAAAAGCTCATGGTATCAAGGCTGTATTAACAGATTTAGATAACACATTAATTGCTTGGAATAATCCAGATGGTACCCCAGAATTACTTGCATGGATTAAGTCTATGAAAGAAGCTAATATTCCTGTCATTGTTGTTTCAAATAATAAAGCCTCACGAATTGACCGTGTTGTCAGTCACTTAGGGTTAGACTATGTATCACGTGCTATGAAACCATTCCAAAAAGGCTTTAAGGAAGTTGAGAAGAAATATAATATTCCAAAAGGTAATTTAATTATGGTTGGAGATCAGCTGATGACAGATATCAAAGGTGCAAATAAAGCAGGGATTAAAACTGTTTTAGTTAAACCTATTGTAGAGTCAGATGCGTGGAATACAAAGTTTAATCGAACAAGAGAAAAATATATTATGAACTATTTATTGCAACATCATTCTGATATGAAATGGAGGACATCATTAAATGACTGA
- the rsfS gene encoding ribosome silencing factor produces the protein MLEMAVKAADDKRAEDIVALDVSKVSLLADYFIICHGNSDKQVLAIAKEIVDEAYKHELVVKRVEGKESAKWVLIDLGDVICHVFYGEEREFYNLEKLWSDAPLVNIDNMVVE, from the coding sequence ATTTTAGAAATGGCAGTAAAAGCTGCAGATGATAAAAGAGCAGAGGATATTGTTGCTTTAGATGTTTCAAAAGTATCATTATTAGCAGATTATTTTATTATCTGTCATGGTAATAGTGACAAACAAGTTTTAGCAATTGCAAAAGAAATTGTAGATGAAGCATACAAACACGAGTTAGTTGTGAAACGTGTTGAAGGTAAAGAGTCGGCAAAGTGGGTATTAATTGATTTAGGTGATGTGATTTGTCACGTATTCTACGGTGAAGAGCGTGAATTTTATAACTTAGAAAAATTATGGTCAGATGCTCCTCTTGTAAATATTGATAATATGGTTGTGGAGTAA
- a CDS encoding gluconokinase, with protein MYPLAIDVGTTNIKLHVFEKENLLDKLSIPIDTYREDDGRVYQSPERIWNKIKRGIRSLTQKGYQIDSVVLSTAMHSIMPVFDNNSEDELYIWQDRQGQEFIESFKRDEDYLSVYKKTGTPIHEMSPFAKIGSFQRKPWFQDVRKWVSLKDYLMNEFTGEWVLDYSIASATGLFNIHDKQWDEEILEMIDVKRHQLSRLVDTDYYAPLLDHVAEELFLKEGIPVFIGASDGCLASYASYVANGTLNTLTIGTSAAVRKLSKEIELDDLGQTFCYYLNENYWVIGAASNNGGQIMTWADKTFYDGHSIFKHLNQLLDQTNIGSDGLLFFPYLSGERTPSIQQDINGSFTGLTMCHTKNHFIRSVVEGIFYNLRYISELVALDSREITISGGFFQNDILTMMASDIFGRNVIQSVYGEPTFGGVSLVTPLKTYLLSDYKRTFYSEESHQLYNKTYDKYVEELEKNYLELSKD; from the coding sequence ATGTATCCATTAGCAATTGATGTGGGAACCACAAACATAAAGTTACATGTGTTTGAAAAAGAGAATTTACTTGATAAGTTAAGTATACCGATTGATACGTACCGAGAAGACGATGGTAGGGTTTATCAAAGTCCTGAGCGTATTTGGAATAAGATAAAACGAGGCATCAGGTCTTTAACACAAAAAGGTTATCAAATTGATTCTGTGGTACTTAGTACTGCTATGCATAGTATCATGCCGGTTTTTGATAATAATAGTGAAGATGAACTATATATTTGGCAAGATAGACAAGGACAAGAATTTATCGAGAGTTTCAAACGCGATGAAGATTATTTAAGTGTGTATAAAAAAACTGGGACGCCGATTCATGAAATGTCACCTTTTGCTAAAATCGGGTCTTTTCAAAGAAAACCTTGGTTTCAGGATGTTAGAAAATGGGTGAGTTTAAAGGATTATCTAATGAATGAATTCACAGGAGAATGGGTACTAGATTATTCTATCGCCTCAGCAACTGGTTTGTTTAATATTCATGACAAGCAGTGGGATGAAGAGATACTTGAGATGATAGATGTTAAGCGTCATCAGTTGTCAAGATTAGTTGATACTGATTATTACGCACCGCTTTTAGATCATGTAGCTGAAGAATTATTTTTAAAAGAAGGCATTCCAGTTTTTATTGGGGCAAGTGATGGTTGTTTAGCTAGTTATGCTAGTTACGTGGCAAATGGGACGCTAAATACACTCACTATAGGTACCAGTGCAGCTGTTAGAAAACTATCAAAAGAGATTGAACTAGATGATTTAGGCCAAACTTTTTGTTATTATTTAAATGAAAACTATTGGGTGATTGGTGCAGCCAGTAATAATGGTGGACAAATTATGACTTGGGCAGATAAGACGTTTTATGACGGGCATTCGATATTTAAGCATTTAAATCAATTACTTGATCAAACTAATATTGGAAGTGACGGGTTATTATTTTTCCCTTATTTATCTGGAGAAAGAACACCTTCCATTCAACAAGATATTAACGGTTCATTTACTGGACTTACAATGTGTCACACTAAAAATCACTTTATTAGAAGCGTTGTCGAGGGTATTTTTTATAATTTACGCTATATTAGTGAGTTAGTAGCATTAGATTCCAGAGAAATAACTATTAGTGGTGGTTTTTTTCAAAATGATATCTTAACTATGATGGCATCTGATATTTTTGGTCGCAATGTGATTCAATCAGTCTACGGAGAGCCAACGTTTGGTGGTGTGAGCCTTGTGACACCTCTTAAAACGTATTTATTATCTGATTATAAACGTACTTTTTATAGTGAAGAGAGTCATCAGTTATACAATAAAACATATGACAAATATGTGGAAGAATTAGAAAAAAATTATTTAGAATTATCTAAGGATTAA
- a CDS encoding class I SAM-dependent DNA methyltransferase, protein MTNYRTFARIYDEVMDSSTYEDWLMFTTRHIRPEAKSVLELACGTGILSVELANIGLDVTGVDLSEDMIKLANERRYVDDECLRFEVGDMLDLKKQDEFDVVTCYSDSLCYMPDEQAVARVFKEVYKALKPEGIFIFDVHSIYQIEEVFSEYSYHYQTDEFAFLWESYPGSVPYSVEHFLTFFIPEGKDTFKRFDELHEERTYSIETYKDLLQKVRFKQVKLFSDFTDTPPTDSSTRWFFVCEK, encoded by the coding sequence ATGACAAATTACCGAACATTTGCCCGAATTTATGACGAGGTAATGGATAGCTCAACTTATGAAGATTGGTTAATGTTTACAACAAGACATATTAGGCCTGAAGCTAAGTCAGTATTAGAGTTAGCTTGTGGAACAGGCATATTATCTGTTGAACTAGCTAATATTGGACTAGATGTGACAGGAGTAGATTTATCTGAGGATATGATAAAACTAGCTAATGAACGTCGCTATGTTGATGATGAGTGTCTAAGATTTGAAGTAGGGGATATGTTAGATTTAAAAAAACAAGATGAGTTTGATGTCGTAACATGCTACTCTGATTCTTTATGTTATATGCCTGATGAGCAGGCAGTAGCACGTGTATTTAAAGAAGTTTATAAAGCCTTGAAACCTGAGGGAATCTTTATTTTTGACGTACATTCGATCTATCAAATTGAGGAAGTATTTAGTGAGTATAGTTATCATTACCAGACAGATGAGTTTGCTTTTTTATGGGAGAGTTATCCAGGAAGTGTCCCTTATAGTGTGGAACATTTTTTAACATTTTTTATTCCAGAAGGAAAAGACACATTCAAACGTTTCGATGAATTACATGAAGAGCGTACTTATTCTATCGAGACATATAAAGATTTATTACAAAAAGTAAGATTTAAACAAGTCAAATTATTTTCTGACTTTACTGATACTCCACCGACAGATTCATCAACACGTTGGTTTTTTGTTTGTGAGAAATAA
- the purB gene encoding adenylosuccinate lyase, with the protein MIERYTREDMGRIWSDENKYKAWLEVEILAAEAWSELGDIPKEDTIKIRENASFDVARILEIEEETRHDVVAFTRAVSESLGEEKKWVHYGLTSTDVVDTAYGYLLKQANDILRADIEVFLEVIREKALEYKDTVMMGRTHGVHAEPTTFGLKLALWYSEMSRNKERFEHAAKGVEAGKISGAVGTFANTPPAVEAYVCEHLGLRAQDISTQVLPRDLHAEYVATIALIATSIEKFATEIRGLQKSETREVEEYFAKGQKGSSAMPHKRNPIGSENVTGLARVLRGHVVTAYEDVSLWHERDISHSSAERIIIPDSTILLDYMLTRFSKLVKELTVFPENMKRNMDSTYGLIYSQRVLLKLIDKGMSREEAYDLVQPKTATAWDDQVQFRPLLEADEKIMSVLTKEDIDDAFDYNYHLKHVDDIFERVGIK; encoded by the coding sequence ATGATAGAACGTTATACAAGAGAAGATATGGGCCGTATTTGGTCAGATGAAAATAAATACAAAGCTTGGCTTGAAGTTGAGATTTTAGCTGCAGAGGCTTGGAGTGAATTGGGAGATATTCCTAAAGAAGATACTATTAAAATTAGAGAAAATGCTAGTTTTGATGTGGCGCGCATTTTAGAAATCGAAGAAGAAACACGTCATGATGTCGTGGCTTTTACAAGAGCTGTTTCTGAGAGCTTAGGAGAAGAGAAAAAATGGGTTCACTACGGTTTAACAAGTACAGATGTTGTTGATACAGCTTATGGATACCTCTTAAAACAAGCCAATGACATTTTAAGAGCTGATATTGAAGTTTTCTTAGAAGTGATTCGTGAAAAAGCTTTAGAATACAAAGATACTGTGATGATGGGAAGAACTCACGGGGTACATGCGGAGCCTACAACATTTGGTTTAAAACTTGCTTTATGGTATTCAGAGATGAGCCGTAATAAAGAGCGATTTGAACATGCAGCTAAAGGTGTTGAAGCTGGTAAAATCAGCGGTGCAGTTGGAACGTTTGCCAATACACCACCTGCAGTAGAAGCCTATGTATGTGAGCATTTAGGATTACGTGCCCAAGATATCTCAACGCAAGTCTTACCTCGTGATCTACATGCTGAGTATGTAGCAACGATTGCTTTAATTGCCACAAGTATTGAGAAATTTGCTACAGAAATTAGAGGCTTACAAAAATCAGAAACACGTGAAGTTGAAGAATACTTTGCAAAAGGACAAAAAGGTTCATCAGCTATGCCGCACAAACGTAACCCAATTGGTTCAGAAAATGTAACAGGTCTGGCTAGAGTACTACGAGGTCATGTTGTGACAGCTTATGAAGATGTTTCTTTATGGCACGAGCGTGATATTTCACACTCTTCAGCTGAGCGTATTATTATTCCTGATTCAACGATTTTACTTGATTACATGTTGACTCGCTTTAGTAAATTAGTTAAAGAATTAACAGTCTTCCCTGAAAATATGAAACGTAATATGGACTCAACATACGGCTTAATTTATAGCCAACGTGTTTTACTTAAATTGATTGATAAAGGCATGTCTAGAGAAGAGGCTTATGATTTAGTTCAACCCAAAACAGCAACTGCTTGGGATGATCAAGTTCAGTTTAGACCACTTTTAGAAGCAGATGAGAAAATCATGTCTGTTTTAACAAAAGAAGATATTGATGATGCGTTTGATTATAATTACCATTTAAAACATGTGGATGATATTTTTGAACGTGTGGGAATTAAATAA
- a CDS encoding ISL3 family transposase: MDNHTRKLLNLTDKSIIFEKDWLTEATIRGRRSNIIRGRLTSPDRICPSCHQNTCVKNGTYTTKTQLPEFNRVTTYLELKRERYLCKECHTTFSADTALVDDYCHISKTLKYQIALDLKEDRSRKEIARFHHVSDNTVQRVLYDFTNHCLTNFQHLPKVLCVDEFKSTKSCQSGMSFICADAESKKIIDILPDRRLFSLIKYFLKYSRKERLKVKFLVMDMNANYGGLLKTVFPHAEIVTDRFHIIQHINRSFNQLRIKEMNQLKRYDNEEAKQYRRIKKYWKLFLKDSSQLSATTYSNYPLFNKSMTQVGVIEELLSYNSTIKIAYDYIQELKYAYETKDSDLFLELTHSISNELPKEFKAKFKTFQTFRQGVTNALNYSYSNGFLEGINNRIKAIKRTAYGYRNFLTFKRRIFLIQGQSFQFN; this comes from the coding sequence ATGGATAATCATACTAGAAAATTACTTAATTTAACAGACAAATCTATTATTTTTGAAAAAGATTGGTTAACTGAGGCTACTATTAGAGGTAGACGCTCAAATATAATAAGGGGAAGACTAACGTCTCCAGACAGAATATGCCCCTCTTGTCATCAGAATACGTGTGTTAAAAATGGTACTTATACTACTAAAACACAACTACCAGAGTTTAATAGGGTCACAACTTATTTAGAACTTAAAAGAGAACGATATCTATGTAAAGAATGTCATACAACATTCAGTGCTGATACTGCGTTAGTCGATGACTATTGTCATATATCGAAAACATTAAAGTATCAAATCGCCTTAGATTTGAAAGAAGATCGTTCAAGAAAAGAGATCGCTAGATTCCATCATGTTTCTGATAACACGGTACAACGTGTTTTATACGACTTTACCAACCACTGTCTAACCAACTTTCAACATCTACCAAAAGTACTATGTGTCGATGAATTTAAATCAACTAAGTCATGTCAATCTGGTATGAGCTTTATTTGTGCTGATGCTGAAAGTAAAAAGATTATTGATATTTTACCAGATAGACGTCTCTTCTCTCTTATTAAGTACTTCCTGAAATACTCCAGAAAAGAGCGGTTAAAAGTGAAGTTTCTCGTCATGGATATGAATGCCAACTACGGTGGCCTTCTTAAAACTGTATTTCCACATGCAGAGATTGTGACAGATAGATTCCATATCATTCAGCATATCAATCGTTCTTTTAATCAACTAAGAATAAAAGAAATGAATCAATTAAAACGTTATGATAATGAAGAAGCAAAACAATACCGGAGAATAAAAAAATATTGGAAACTATTTTTAAAAGACTCTAGTCAATTAAGTGCCACTACATATAGTAATTATCCTCTTTTCAATAAAAGTATGACACAAGTTGGTGTCATTGAAGAACTTCTTTCCTATAACTCAACTATAAAAATCGCATATGATTATATACAAGAGTTAAAATATGCTTATGAAACAAAGGATTCAGACTTATTTTTAGAATTAACTCATTCTATCTCTAATGAGCTTCCTAAGGAATTTAAAGCCAAATTCAAAACATTCCAAACCTTCAGGCAAGGTGTTACCAATGCTTTAAATTATTCTTATTCAAATGGTTTTTTAGAAGGAATTAACAACCGAATCAAAGCTATCAAACGAACAGCCTATGGTTACCGAAATTTCTTAACTTTTAAGCGACGGATTTTCCTTATTCAAGGTCAATCATTTCAATTTAATTAA
- a CDS encoding DsrE family protein, translated as MKVVFHIHDLNKWQTVLTNVSNLLKKGEGKVKKVEVVANGAAVQGYKMDHHMDKIVVLSTDFGVHFNSCQFAMAHQHMTQDELPKLIQAVPSGVLRLAELQHEGYAYIRV; from the coding sequence ATGAAAGTCGTATTTCATATCCACGATTTAAACAAATGGCAAACTGTATTAACGAATGTTTCTAATTTATTAAAAAAAGGTGAAGGTAAAGTCAAAAAAGTTGAAGTTGTAGCTAATGGTGCTGCTGTTCAAGGTTATAAGATGGATCATCATATGGATAAGATAGTTGTCTTATCTACAGATTTTGGAGTCCATTTTAATAGCTGTCAGTTTGCAATGGCGCATCAGCACATGACACAGGATGAATTGCCAAAATTAATTCAAGCAGTGCCATCTGGAGTTTTAAGACTAGCAGAATTACAACATGAAGGTTATGCGTATATTAGAGTTTAA
- the yhbY gene encoding ribosome assembly RNA-binding protein YhbY — protein MTLRGKQKRFLRSEAHHLDPVVQIGKHGLTANVYEQIDDLLERRELIKVTFLQNTDEDMEDVSWRLEEELNCIVVQKIGRILVVYRPSSKEKFQKISYQVNRI, from the coding sequence ATGACATTAAGAGGTAAACAAAAACGATTTTTAAGAAGTGAAGCACATCATCTAGATCCAGTCGTACAAATAGGAAAACATGGTTTAACAGCTAATGTGTATGAGCAAATTGATGATTTATTAGAAAGACGTGAACTGATTAAAGTGACGTTTTTACAAAATACAGATGAGGACATGGAAGATGTTTCGTGGCGACTAGAAGAAGAGTTAAATTGTATAGTTGTCCAAAAGATTGGCCGTATTTTAGTTGTATACCGTCCATCATCAAAAGAAAAATTTCAAAAAATTTCATATCAAGTTAACCGAATTTAA
- a CDS encoding nicotinate-nucleotide adenylyltransferase produces MKKQSFVKTKTSPKTLPIQKKKKRVGLLGGGFNPVHMGHLIMADQVFDQLCLDECYLMPTFKSPHVDEKRVIEASDRVEMLKLAVETHEHLGIELTEINREGKSYTYDTISYLKEIHPDVDYYFIIGADMVEYLPKWYNIDELVDMVQFVAVKRNGHTEKSPYPLIWVDAPLIDISSSMIRKKISKNSSIKYLLPDNVVDYIHKKGLYGYE; encoded by the coding sequence ATGAAAAAACAATCATTTGTCAAAACAAAAACGAGTCCGAAGACTTTACCAATTCAAAAGAAAAAAAAGCGAGTTGGTTTATTAGGTGGTGGTTTTAATCCTGTGCATATGGGACATTTAATCATGGCTGACCAAGTATTTGACCAGTTGTGTTTAGATGAATGTTACCTAATGCCAACATTTAAATCACCTCATGTAGATGAAAAGCGAGTAATTGAAGCAAGTGATAGGGTGGAGATGTTAAAATTAGCAGTTGAAACTCATGAGCATTTAGGTATTGAATTAACAGAGATTAACCGTGAAGGTAAGAGTTACACTTATGATACAATCAGCTACTTAAAAGAAATTCACCCAGATGTTGATTATTATTTTATTATTGGAGCCGATATGGTGGAGTACTTACCTAAGTGGTATAACATTGATGAATTAGTAGATATGGTCCAATTTGTCGCAGTAAAACGTAATGGACATACTGAAAAGTCACCTTATCCACTTATTTGGGTAGATGCTCCGCTAATTGATATCAGCTCAAGTATGATTCGTAAAAAAATATCAAAAAACAGTTCTATTAAGTACCTTTTACCTGATAATGTGGTAGACTATATACATAAAAAAGGATTGTATGGTTATGAATGA